GCTCATGCGGGTGGTCTCTGCGTCGATCGTTCCAGCGGCAGGTTTTACTGGTTCGGAGAGTACAAAACCGAACaacgggaagaaggcggtgGTATCTCTGTCTACAGCTCCGATGATCTCGCGACATGGGAATCTCATGGCCTAGCGCTCACCCCTGAAGAAGGACATGAGCATATTTCACCGGAGAGCATTATTCAGAGACCCAAGGTTCTCTATAGTGAGGAGACGGGGAAGTACCACGTACGCATAGAAGAGCCACCCTGAAAAGATATGCGCTGACGTGCAAGTAGATGTGGTGGCATGCCGACGATCGAAACTATAGCCTTCTCCTTCAAGGTCTCGCAACATCTGATTCCATTGCTGGGCCATATCAGTTCAATCACGCCATTGCACCTCTCGGGAACTGGTCTCAGGACTTTGGCGCCTTTACAGATTACAAATCTGGAAAATCCTACGCCTTATACTCTAATGGTGACCGTGTCGAAGGCCGAGACGTATATGTGAGCCAGTTCAATAGCAACATTACCAACATTGAAAAGGTTACGCATCGCTTCAACAAGTACGACTTTGAGGCGCCAACCATTCTTCAGACAGAAAAGAGCTATTGGACTTTGATGAGCCACAAGACTGGCTATCGGCCAAACAGTATGTGTTGAGATTCAGACTTTGTAACGAATACTGACGACTGGTTTAGATGTTGTTGCCATGCGAGCTGATAAGCTAGAGGGACCTTGGTCGCAGCCGTTCTTTGTTGCGCCAGCTTACACAAGAACATTTAGCACCCAGTCTGGTTTTTCTTGGAGGATAAACGGAACAAAGAAGACTACGTTTCTGTACATGGCTGACCAGGTACGTACGTCTTTGTATTGATCTTGATCAGATCTTGTGCTGATTTCCATAGTGGGATCTACCGTCAATTTGGGAAAGTCGCAATGTGTGGCTTCCCATCGAGATTGATGAAGATAACAAAAGCCTCGAGGTCGTTTGGCATGATATCTACGACTTGAACGTGTAAGAAGATCTATTCAAGCACAGAGAACATAGGCGCTGACCTTGTTGTAGGAAAACTGGCGAATGGAAGCCTATCAAGGGCAAGACATACCCGGCCAGCAAGGCCAAACTCGCCGGGAATGCATTCCTCCAAGAGGCTGTAAGTTAACTAACTATACTACCTTGAACCAAAAGACCACTAGTGACTGATATATGTGGCAGACGTTTGGAACCGACCATGTTATTGCAACTGGTATCTCTGGCAACGACAGCACAGTCACGTTTACTGTTCAGGGCAAAGGCGCAGAACAATGGGTATCATTCTACCATCAAAGTACACATCCCTATTCCTGTCCCAAGTTTAATTCTTTGTTCGCTGACACTGACTTATCTAGACATTGATGACATGGGTTTCGGCGACCAGCCGATGGGTCAACCGGACCGTATCAACGGCACATGGGCAATCCGTCGCATCAGCAGCGTCGTTGTCAACGGCAACAAAGACAAGGTGCACACTCTGTACCAAAAGGATACACACAAGGGTATAATTTTGTCTACGCCTCTTCTTTTGCCGCTCAAGAATGGCGAGAATACTATCACTGTTGGTGGTCTTGATAATGGCAAGGGTGTCAAGGGAGCGGATTTGGACAGGATTGTTGTTTATCCTcccgagaagaagaagaagaagaagaagggaaagaGAAGTTGGTTTGAACTGTTTTAGGTCAATAGTGAAGTTGTAGCCTAGTTCATGATAGGATGTtcgctttattattaactcgATATCTTGGAGTTTACATGACCAGATGATTGAATTATGTATGTGTATGTTTGTGACCGGTAGATGAGGATCTTATCACCACACTTCAATTCtgacaaaaagaaagaaactcGAGATCTAGAAATAAAACCCTTTGCCATGACAATTTCTTCATGATTCGACGGCCACTGCAGACGCGAGGTCCGACTAGTTCAATTTCTGTTCATGCACTTCATACAAACAAACAACGAGTGCACTGTCAGCCACTGCCTGTCCTTCATGTTGACAATGTATCCATTGTTCTCGCTAACAGTTCATCTTGGTTCCATCTCGTTTGACCAACAATGGATTGTGCAGCTGTCCGCAGCTGTCCGCAGCTGTTGTTCTTGCGTTGACTCGGAGACAGTGATGGGTTGCTTGAACAACTCTCAGGATGCTATTGTTCGATAGTGATATAAAATCAAAGCAACTCTTGCCCATACCAACTCAAAACAATCATTCGACAAGTCTTTACCTTTTgactttcatcatcatcaatcacaatTTGCTATCTACATCGAGTCATCGCCATCATCGAGATACCTTCACCAAGCCGAAACACCCACCAGGTAAGCCAAAATGGCACTCATCAGCACCTGGCCAACTGCCCTCCCGGCCAAATCACACCTCCTGGCTCGTATCTTCCCAGCACTTCTTGTCATCATCCCCATCGTCGTCTCCCTCACTTGCACCTGGCTTCTCTTGTCCGACACCTGGCTGAGAATCTTTTGCACCCTTTTTGTCCTCCGCTACACTCGCTTGGTTGGTCATCTTCTCGGATCATGGATGTACCGTGCTCGTGAAGTGAGTGCTGATCCGGCTTTCACTCGCGGAGATGTCACTGTCATCCTTCCAACTATCGATCCTCACGGCCCTGACTTCAGGGAGTGCGTGGAGAGCATCCTTGCGAATCACCCGGCCTGTCTCCTGGTAGTGACAGTTGGCGATTCTCTTCGAGAAGAGTGTCAGGCCGTCATGCTAAAGTTGAGCCTGGATGCGCCGCACACAGAAATCTCCATTGCAGCACTCTCAGAGCCAAGCAAGCGTAAACAAATCACCCACGCTATGCCAAATGTCACCACACCCATCACTATTTTTGCTGACGATCATGTTTTCTGGCCAGCCGATTTCATCCCATCTGTCATCGCGCCCTTTGACGACACTCacgttggtgttgttgttacCAAGAAGCACGTTCGACGAACAACACCCGGAGAATGGTCCTGGCCATCGATAGTCAACTTTATAGCGTGCAACTATCTCCAGCGTCACAACTGGGAGCTTCGAACGTCTAACGCTATTGACGGAGGAGTCTTTGTCGTTTCAGGTCGCACAGCTGCCTACCGCACAGAGTTCCTCAACAATGACGAACTTTTGGAACGTTTCTGTCACGAAAAGTTCTTTTTCGGCCTGCTGGGCGGTGACGGTCTCGGCCCAGACGATGACAACTTCCTCACCCGCGAAGCCATCAAGAAGCACTGGCTTATCGTCTTTCAAGACACCGAGGATGCCACTATTGAAACAACACTCGGCGAGTGGCCCAAGTTCAAGGATCAACTTCTTCGATGGGCTCGAACTACTGTCCGCAGCAACCCCGTCATGCTTCGCGACCCCGTCTTTGTTTACCGGTATCCCTGGAGTACATTCATGGTTTATTGGGCATCTCTGTTCAACTTTGCCATGCTGTGGGATTTCCTGCTCATTTTCGCACTTGTCAAGAGCGCAAATGTCGGACCTTCGGATGTCATTCTGCTTCTACTTTGGATGTTTTGGACAAAGGTTGTCAAGCTCATTCCGCATTTGCTGAAGTATCCTTCCGATCTTCCGTTGATGATCTTTCAGGTTCTTTTCGGTTATGCGCATAGCTTCATCAAGCTCTGGGCGTGGATCACATTTTGGGACTGTGGTTGGTCTGGGCGTAACCTCGAAGGTGTCGGACAAGCTGAACTTGACACTGCTTTTCATAAGGTCGGGTAGACGTGTCGAGTAGACACGCCCAGAGCGTTTTGGTATGGTATGGCGGCTATTCTATCTCTTTGGGTCTTGGGCATCGGCTGGATCGGTTTTGCGAGGAGTTTATCGGAACAGAAAAACTGTGCTCATAGGGTTTGGGTTTTTTTAAATTGATTTTTTGTTTGGTTTTGCACATTCTTGTTATCCATTTTGGTTGTGAATTGTATGTTGTATCGAGTAATGTAGGGTCTTGTCCAGCTTCAGTTCTTAAAATCTCCTTTGGACAACTCATCCTCCAGATCATAATAAACCTGAAATTCACAGTAACAAACCTCAGGATCACTCTCGACATCAAAATTAAAATCCGCCTCCTCATCTTCTATAAGAACCTTTTTGATACCGCCAGCAGCTGCGGCTTCGGCAAGTAACTGAACACGACAACTATTCTCCATCGAAGTATACAACCAAGCTGCTTCATCCACGGTCTGGCCAACAGTCAAGATACCATGGTTTCTCAGGATACAACCCTTACCCTTGTCACCCATGGCAGCAGCGATCCGATCACCTTCTTCACTGCCCAACACAACACCTCCATAACTGTCGTACACGCTGTGCGCGTCTCCTCTAAACTTGCAAGCGTCTTGGGTAAGCATCTCAAGCCGTTTACCAAATACTGACCATGCTTTCCCATGGATACTGTGCGAGTGACAAATAGCGTGTACATCTTGTCTGGCCTTATGAATAGATGCATGGATCAGGAACCCAGCAGTGTTGGGTGGGCGTGACCGATTACCACCTATGACCTCGCCGTCAAGATTGACGAGAATCATGTCGCTGACTTTCAACAAGCCAAAGTGTCTGCCCAGAGGATTTGTCCAGAAAGCATCAGTGAACTCGGGATCGCGGACCGAGATGTGACCGCTCATACCCTCAACATAACCTTCGCGATGCCAGTGGCGAAAGGCAGCAGCGAGATGTTCAAGTTGCCATTGGCGTTGAGCTGCGAAGTTTGGGTGCTTGGGGATGCCTTGCAAGACAACATCGCCGTGGGACATGGCTTGAAGGGGAGTCTTGTTTTGTAGTTCGTGACCATGAGACTGAGATGTCTTTGAAGATATGATGGTGATTGAGCCATCAGTGGCAGGCGAAACAGAAACAGCAGTGGGAGCCATTTTGAAGAGCTTTAGTGAATGAGATAAAGAACGATGATTCCTCCTCATCTCGCCAACTGACGGGAGGgagcctttttataattaattgtTCCCTCTCATGTCATTGTAAAGGCGCCCTCCAAATACTGACGGTCCATCTGCGGGGAAACGACTTACAACAAACGCTTATCATAAGCGGGACCGGGAGCTTGATCCGGTCACTGTATGGTAGGTAAGATTGGATAGAAACTATCATTTTAAAGCAAAATACACACTGAAGATCCTTATTCAGTCACAAGGTGTTTACTCTGTGGctttgttttcttgttttGCCTTTAGTATGGCGCTTTTGCCAAGGTGTACCAATTCTGACACGAATCGGCTCAATTCCTGCACACTTTCAAGATCCAATTCTGTCATTGTAGTTGATGAGTAGTTTTGGAAGATTGTGGTTGATGATGCTAGGATATCCAAGTCCGTCTGTGCCTCTCTGTCGAGAGGATGGATCAAGATGTTCAAGAATAATGCCAAGGCGGCTATGGGTGGGTGAAAAGCGATATGCCTATACACAGTTTAGTAAGACGCTATCAGTCAGTATGCAATAATAGTAACTCACCCGAAAGCATTTCGTTCTAGTAGCATATCTTGATCTTTGAAAATCTGCAAGATCGTGCGACTAGCTTCAAGGGATATATCGCTGCTTGAATGATAAACACTATGCAAATCATCAGGTAGACTCTCATCTACAGCATAGGCCGCGCCGCATCTTCGTACGGCCGTGTGAATGATGATTGTCATATAGTTGTATTCCAACTGCAGATACCTGTGTCTCCATCTTTGGAGATAGGACATTTTCGTTTGAATTGGCTGATCGGCCGACAATGACAATTTAGGTCTGAAGTCTACTGGAATGTTCAGGCGCCATGTCTCGAGATCAATATCCAGCTGCCGCAAGTGGAACAGGATTGTACCATCAGCCAGATTCGGGTTTTCGAGAGAACACAGAAAAAGGCATAGCCTCTCTTTTATCTGAGTGAGCTCAAGGTCTTGAGGGAAGTGAACGAAAGCCTCTCGGTCAAGAGACTGACTGTCGTATATCCTATCTAGTCCCTCTGGTAATGTCAAGTCACAATAACTGCTAGGGAGGAGAGGAGGGCGGCCAAATCTAATTGAAAGGTCTTTGTCAAAAATATAACATAACCAGAACAGATCTCGGATGTGCTTTTGTTGGGTATGTTGTTCAGATGGTTGTTCTGTAAATGTGTCGTAAAAACAGTAGCCTTTCAGCTCATAGACAATACGGCAGGCCGACGAATGAAGTTTGTTAGCATCTTCCCATTGGCCGGAAAGAGTCTTATAGAGTGCCTAGATTGTTAATGGGTGGGGGGAATGAAAGCATTCAGAAGATACTTACCAGCATAAGAAAAGCTTCCAATGTTTCCAAGTTGCTACCTTCAGATACCTGCGTCAGATAGCTGTGCGCGGTACTGGCATAAACATCGCCCTCAAACAGTTGCGGGACATCGAATTCGCTTGCTCGCGAGAAAAGAGCCAACGCTGCAAGTACACATGCTTCGGCTGTTCTTTGTCTATGAATAGTATCATGACTCCTTGGCAGTGTATATGCAGCTTCAATAGTCCCCAACACAAATGACGGGTCAAGTATCGGATACACCCGCTGCCAGTCTGATGACAGCCAAGAATCGAGCAATTCATTCGTTACCTCTCGCTCGGGTAGTTCAGCACGCGGTTGGAAAGGACTGTGTGGGAAAGAGAGTGACCCGAAAAGACGGAAATTCCCTAGGTTTGGTTTTTGACCGATCTTGGATGACATCCAGTCAGTTCCTTTTTCTGAAAACAATGGCACTCCTTTGAAGTACCAGTGTTGGCCTAGAAAGGCACGATATTGATATTGGGCAGTACTCCCATCATGGCGAGGCTGTGGCGAGAGGGGAGTTGCCTGCGTATTTACCGTTCCAGGTAATGATAAAGGCGTGTTTTGACTCTGAAATACTGGTGCAGTACCATTCACTGCCGAACGAAGTTGTTCGACTGTGGTTTCGAGTTCTGTGACTCGACGAGTGAGTGCGTGTACATGATTCAGGATTGATGGACTACCGCATGGTAAAGTCAGCTGAGCAACTAGATATCTATACTGTCTACCATGGTTGATAAAACGTACATGTCATCTGGCTTCTTTCTCTGTGCTTCTCGTCGAAGCGCACACTCCAGGTTATGATCGGAGCACCATTCGCATGGTAGATTGGGGTTAGTTCTTATACATTGAATCTAAATATCTTATCAGTACCATCCATGCATGCATGATGTGATAAGATATGAATAAGCAAGTAACGCACCTTTCGTTTGAAGCACACATCACATGCTCTCTTAACCGGCATCTCCGGAGACAATGATGAATAACGCGATTCGTAGTCGAGGATGTTTGAACGGTAGTCGTGTCGGCGGTGGATCGGAGTCCGTGTGATAGATACTGAAGGTGTTTAATACGAGTCAAGAATGACAGATTCTTGTACTAACTAATAACTACCATATGATTCGATAATTTTCAGTCAAAAGGATGTATGTACCTGTAAGTGACCTCGAATGATTGGTACGACAGGGATTATCAAATGCGACGGAGTCCGAACGCCGCTGACATACAAGACGCTACTGCAAGCCATTCCCAACCTGGCGTTAATGTCTGTCAGTCAACTTTCCAAGATCCAATTGGCATTTCCGTGCTGAAATCTGAAACAGAATTTCACATTTCATGTAAGGAATTGCAAACACCAGACGTCACCCAACCTCTCATTGCCCTCTCATTCTCTCCAAGGACCCAGTGAGCTAGGATCTCTTTCCCCAAACATGTTGAGTAAATACGACTTGTCTTGTATGGATGATGATAGAAGGGTCCTTGCTTCTGGGCCCTGAATTCCATCCGGGATGTAGGGTATCGTGGACCAGGATGTGGCTTCAATGTTGTAAATGTCCAGTGCGCCACCCTGTTCAACGTTTCCGTCAAAGCCATTCATACGATCGATACAGCATTCCATTGAGAAACGTGATTGAGGATCCACCACGAGCAGGGCCAG
This Fusarium poae strain DAOMC 252244 chromosome 3, whole genome shotgun sequence DNA region includes the following protein-coding sequences:
- a CDS encoding hypothetical protein (SECRETED:SignalP(1-15)~CAZy:GH43_24~CAZy:GH43~CAZy:GH43_37~CAZy:GH43_25), yielding MSLLSLLTWASLTSAAWIVPGARWHDTEGNLFNAHAGGLCVDRSSGRFYWFGEYKTEQREEGGGISVYSSDDLATWESHGLALTPEEGHEHISPESIIQRPKVLYSEETGKYHMWWHADDRNYSLLLQGLATSDSIAGPYQFNHAIAPLGNWSQDFGAFTDYKSGKSYALYSNGDRVEGRDVYVSQFNSNITNIEKVTHRFNKYDFEAPTILQTEKSYWTLMSHKTGYRPNNVVAMRADKLEGPWSQPFFVAPAYTRTFSTQSGFSWRINGTKKTTFLYMADQWDLPSIWESRNVWLPIEIDEDNKSLEVVWHDIYDLNVKTGEWKPIKGKTYPASKAKLAGNAFLQEATFGTDHVIATGISGNDSTVTFTVQGKGAEQWVSFYHQNIDDMGFGDQPMGQPDRINGTWAIRRISSVVVNGNKDKVHTLYQKDTHKGIILSTPLLLPLKNGENTITVGGLDNGKGVKGADLDRIVVYPPEKKKKKKKGKRSWFELF
- a CDS encoding hypothetical protein (TransMembrane:5 (i21-41o47-67i357-379o385-405i417-437o)~CAZy:GT2_Glyco_tranf_2_3); the encoded protein is MALISTWPTALPAKSHLLARIFPALLVIIPIVVSLTCTWLLLSDTWLRIFCTLFVLRYTRLVGHLLGSWMYRAREVSADPAFTRGDVTVILPTIDPHGPDFRECVESILANHPACLLVVTVGDSLREECQAVMLKLSLDAPHTEISIAALSEPSKRKQITHAMPNVTTPITIFADDHVFWPADFIPSVIAPFDDTHVGVVVTKKHVRRTTPGEWSWPSIVNFIACNYLQRHNWELRTSNAIDGGVFVVSGRTAAYRTEFLNNDELLERFCHEKFFFGLLGGDGLGPDDDNFLTREAIKKHWLIVFQDTEDATIETTLGEWPKFKDQLLRWARTTVRSNPVMLRDPVFVYRYPWSTFMVYWASLFNFAMLWDFLLIFALVKSANVGPSDVILLLLWMFWTKVVKLIPHLLKYPSDLPLMIFQVLFGYAHSFIKLWAWITFWDCGWSGRNLEGVGQAELDTAFHKVG